One region of Thermococcus sp. M36 genomic DNA includes:
- a CDS encoding bifunctional hydroxymethylpyrimidine kinase/phosphomethylpyrimidine kinase, with amino-acid sequence MIRKALTIAGSDSGGGAGIEADLKTFAAFGVHGLVAITSVTAQNTQEVRAIYDISPEVVAKQIEAVAEDIGVDAAKTGMLSNADIIKAVAKTVRKYEFPLVVDPVMIAKSGAPLLREDAVEALKEKIIPFAKVVTPNRPEAEKLSGMKIESIEDARKAAKFIVEELGAEAVIVKGGHLGTSEAVDVLYYRGSFREYRKPFVDGCTHGTGCSFSAAIAANLAKGEGLEETVKVAKEFVTAGIYYGLRIGHGHCPVNQNAWIEIPAERWRTYEALNGALGELLKVEGLQQYVPEVGMNFVYALPGIYARGKADVAGVKGRIVKFGETVKPVGPVEFGASDHLARAVLTMMGFYPEVRSALNLRYDEWLIERAKRAGLRVSFYDRREEPEEIKRREGATIPWGIEMAVKRLGERPDIVYHLGDWGKESMVLLFGENPGDVIRKLRLLLG; translated from the coding sequence ATGATACGGAAGGCCCTCACCATAGCCGGCAGCGACAGCGGGGGAGGAGCCGGGATAGAGGCCGACCTTAAAACCTTCGCTGCCTTCGGCGTCCACGGGCTGGTCGCAATAACGAGCGTCACCGCCCAGAACACCCAGGAGGTCAGGGCAATCTACGACATCTCCCCCGAAGTCGTTGCGAAGCAGATAGAGGCCGTTGCAGAGGACATCGGCGTTGATGCGGCAAAGACCGGGATGCTGAGCAACGCGGACATCATAAAGGCCGTCGCGAAGACGGTCAGGAAGTACGAGTTCCCCCTTGTGGTTGACCCTGTAATGATAGCCAAGAGTGGAGCGCCCCTGCTCAGGGAGGATGCTGTGGAAGCCCTAAAAGAGAAGATAATACCCTTTGCCAAGGTAGTGACCCCCAACAGGCCGGAGGCGGAGAAGCTGAGCGGGATGAAGATTGAAAGCATCGAGGACGCCAGGAAGGCGGCCAAGTTTATAGTGGAAGAGCTGGGCGCCGAGGCGGTGATAGTTAAAGGAGGTCATCTCGGGACGAGTGAGGCCGTTGACGTCCTGTACTACCGCGGGAGTTTCAGAGAATACCGGAAGCCCTTCGTTGATGGCTGCACCCACGGAACCGGCTGCTCCTTCTCGGCGGCTATAGCGGCAAACCTTGCCAAGGGGGAAGGTCTGGAGGAGACGGTAAAAGTGGCCAAAGAGTTCGTAACGGCGGGCATCTACTACGGGCTGAGAATAGGCCACGGACACTGCCCTGTTAACCAGAACGCCTGGATAGAGATCCCCGCAGAGAGGTGGAGGACTTACGAGGCGCTCAACGGCGCACTGGGGGAACTGCTGAAGGTTGAAGGGCTCCAGCAGTACGTCCCTGAGGTCGGGATGAACTTCGTCTACGCCCTTCCAGGGATATACGCCAGGGGCAAGGCGGACGTCGCAGGGGTAAAGGGAAGGATAGTGAAGTTCGGAGAGACGGTAAAGCCGGTTGGGCCAGTTGAGTTCGGTGCCAGTGATCATCTTGCCAGGGCGGTTCTGACCATGATGGGGTTTTATCCCGAGGTTAGGAGTGCCCTGAACCTGAGGTACGATGAGTGGCTCATTGAGAGGGCAAAAAGAGCCGGCCTGAGGGTCTCTTTCTATGACAGGCGGGAGGAGCCGGAGGAGATTAAACGCCGTGAGGGCGCCACGATTCCGTGGGGCATTGAGATGGCAGTTAAAAGGCTGGGCGAAAGACCGGACATCGTCTATCACCTCGGGGACTGGGGCAAGGAATCGATGGTGCTCCTCTTTGGGGAGAACCCAGGGGACGTCATAAGAAAGCTCAGACTCCTCCTTGGGTGA
- the thiW gene encoding energy coupling factor transporter S component ThiW yields the protein MKIETLNQKISYSAVFIALGVVLGTMSFPVGPTKVAPFQHFINVLTGILLGPWWASFVAFAVGLLRMSLGVGTIFSLPGGIPGAFVVGLAYMALKKDVAAFTEPLGTVFIGGTLSALLVAPAIGVEKPAVWFWVAFAPSTLVGTSLGFIVLKALRRMEVVK from the coding sequence ATGAAAATCGAGACCCTCAATCAGAAAATTTCCTATTCGGCCGTTTTCATAGCCCTTGGAGTGGTTCTGGGAACAATGTCCTTCCCTGTTGGCCCGACAAAGGTCGCCCCCTTCCAGCACTTCATAAACGTCCTGACAGGGATACTCCTCGGCCCGTGGTGGGCCTCTTTCGTTGCCTTTGCGGTAGGCCTGCTGAGGATGTCCCTGGGGGTTGGGACAATATTCTCCCTGCCGGGAGGCATCCCCGGTGCCTTCGTCGTTGGGCTGGCTTACATGGCGCTGAAGAAGGACGTCGCGGCCTTCACCGAGCCTCTAGGCACGGTGTTCATAGGCGGAACCCTGAGTGCACTCCTCGTTGCTCCGGCAATCGGGGTTGAGAAGCCTGCCGTCTGGTTCTGGGTCGCTTTTGCTCCCAGCACCCTTGTGGGTACGAGCCTGGGGTTCATTGTTTTGAAGGCGCTCCGCAGAATGGAGGTGGTGAAATGA
- the thiM gene encoding hydroxyethylthiazole kinase yields the protein MEWIAEALGKVRERRPLVHNITNYVVMNSTANALLALGASPVMAHAEEELEEMVALADALVINIGTLDGERLRAMLKAVKIAGKLGKPVVLDPVGAGSTKFRTEASLKLLNTGDISIVRGNFGEISALVGRSGLTRGVDTASYSPEDALQVSEKAAEKFGTVVALTGPVDYVSNSGKTYAVSNGTPLFGRITGAGCISTAIIGAFLAVEEPLKAGVVGLAVLGVVGELAAEESPLPGSFHMKLYDWLYRIDGSLLMERAKVEPVKSEEVVP from the coding sequence ATGGAGTGGATCGCCGAGGCTCTGGGGAAGGTGAGGGAAAGGAGGCCGCTGGTTCACAATATCACCAACTACGTCGTCATGAACTCAACCGCCAACGCCCTCCTCGCCCTGGGTGCCTCACCTGTGATGGCCCATGCGGAAGAGGAGCTCGAGGAGATGGTTGCCCTGGCCGATGCCCTTGTCATAAACATCGGCACCCTTGACGGCGAGAGGCTCAGGGCCATGCTGAAAGCCGTCAAAATCGCAGGAAAGCTCGGAAAGCCTGTCGTCCTCGACCCTGTTGGGGCGGGCTCAACCAAGTTCAGGACGGAGGCTTCCCTCAAGCTCCTCAATACTGGGGATATCAGCATCGTCAGGGGCAACTTCGGGGAGATTTCTGCTCTCGTGGGGAGGAGCGGCCTGACGAGGGGCGTTGATACTGCATCATACAGCCCAGAGGATGCACTGCAGGTTTCCGAGAAGGCGGCCGAGAAGTTTGGAACCGTCGTTGCCCTCACGGGCCCGGTGGACTACGTGAGCAACAGCGGAAAGACGTACGCGGTCTCCAATGGGACGCCCCTTTTCGGAAGGATAACAGGTGCGGGATGCATCTCAACGGCAATAATAGGGGCGTTTCTTGCCGTGGAGGAGCCCTTGAAGGCCGGAGTTGTGGGCCTGGCAGTCCTCGGCGTTGTAGGCGAGCTTGCCGCCGAAGAAAGCCCCCTACCGGGGAGCTTCCACATGAAGCTCTACGACTGGTTGTACCGCATTGACGGTTCCCTGCTGATGGAGAGGGCAAAGGTAGAGCCAGTTAAATCCGAGGAGGTGGTTCCATGA
- the cytX gene encoding putative hydroxymethylpyrimidine transporter CytX gives MGGYDIKPIRGKERTFTLATLLAIWFGAGISIAEFWAGALLTPALSLGAALAVIVLGHLLGNAVMGLIAIEGEETGLPTMVLSRAPLGIKGSLLPSVLNYLQLIGWTAIMLIVGARAMNAVSKVLGFENYAFWVLLLGILVTLWTYIGPKNWEKLEKVAALLLLLLSLWLTYITLEKFSLGELFSKPGTGEIGLMLGLDLVIAMPLSWAPLIADYSRFAKGRKAAFWGTYLGYFVSSGLFYFVGALTNIAVGESDPISIIAAYGLGIPVMLVVVFSTVTTTFMDVYSAAITYKNVSPKADAEKQVLLVGALGILLALFFPMEEYEGFLLLIGGAFVSLTAIMITDYFLIRGQYKAEELLDESGPFAGYNLKALLVWAVGFAFYMALAVEGLFGLHVPILSDLGYRLGSSIPTFTLVSALYYLLER, from the coding sequence ATGGGGGGGTACGACATTAAACCCATAAGAGGGAAAGAGCGAACTTTTACCCTCGCAACCCTGCTGGCCATATGGTTCGGTGCTGGAATAAGCATAGCCGAGTTCTGGGCCGGGGCGTTGCTGACGCCTGCGCTGAGCCTCGGGGCGGCACTGGCTGTTATAGTACTTGGGCACCTGCTCGGAAACGCGGTCATGGGCCTCATAGCGATAGAGGGCGAGGAAACGGGGCTGCCAACGATGGTGCTCTCAAGGGCTCCACTTGGCATCAAGGGCTCGTTACTGCCCTCGGTTCTCAACTACCTTCAGCTCATAGGTTGGACGGCCATAATGCTCATAGTCGGCGCAAGGGCTATGAACGCGGTCTCAAAGGTTCTTGGCTTCGAGAACTACGCCTTCTGGGTTCTCCTCCTCGGAATTCTCGTTACACTCTGGACGTACATCGGCCCAAAGAACTGGGAAAAACTTGAGAAGGTTGCAGCGCTTCTCCTGCTCCTCCTGAGCCTGTGGCTGACTTACATCACGCTGGAGAAGTTCTCACTGGGGGAGCTGTTCTCAAAGCCCGGAACCGGAGAGATAGGTCTGATGCTGGGCCTGGATCTGGTTATAGCGATGCCACTCTCGTGGGCACCGCTGATAGCAGACTACTCCAGGTTCGCAAAGGGAAGAAAGGCGGCATTCTGGGGGACGTACCTCGGCTACTTCGTCTCCTCAGGGCTCTTCTACTTCGTCGGCGCCCTGACGAACATAGCCGTAGGGGAAAGCGACCCGATTTCCATCATAGCCGCTTACGGCCTCGGAATACCCGTGATGCTCGTGGTGGTATTCTCCACGGTCACCACTACCTTCATGGACGTCTACTCCGCGGCTATAACCTATAAGAATGTCTCACCGAAGGCCGACGCTGAGAAGCAGGTGCTCTTGGTGGGGGCCTTGGGGATCCTGCTGGCACTCTTCTTCCCGATGGAGGAGTATGAGGGCTTCCTGCTTTTGATTGGTGGGGCATTCGTCTCTCTGACGGCAATAATGATAACAGACTACTTCCTCATTAGGGGACAATACAAAGCGGAGGAGCTGCTCGACGAGAGCGGCCCCTTTGCCGGTTACAACCTAAAGGCACTGCTCGTATGGGCGGTTGGCTTTGCTTTCTACATGGCCCTCGCTGTGGAGGGGCTCTTCGGCCTGCATGTCCCAATCCTGAGTGACCTCGGCTACAGACTGGGGTCGAGTATTCCAACTTTCACCCTCGTCAGCGCCCTGTACTACCTTTTGGAGAGGTGA
- a CDS encoding class I SAM-dependent methyltransferase, with the protein MHELYTLLAEYYDAIYRRRTERVGAEIDFVEETFREDAERSVRRVLDLACGTGIPTLELARRGYEVVGLDLHEEMLAVARRKAKKEGLNVEFIQGDAIEITFEEEFDAVTMFFSSIMYFDDSAIQQLFNSVKRALRPGGVFIADFPAWHYGGRDGPIVWDEMKGDERLVITDWREVEPAFQKLHFKRLVQIIKPDGNVKAVFVDDELNIYTPREIRLLAGEYFPKVRIYGNLRRELRPKESRYWLVAVK; encoded by the coding sequence ATGCACGAGCTTTACACCCTCCTAGCGGAGTACTATGACGCCATATACCGGAGGAGGACAGAACGGGTTGGGGCAGAAATCGACTTCGTGGAAGAAACCTTCAGGGAAGATGCGGAGAGAAGTGTAAGGCGAGTCCTCGACCTCGCCTGCGGCACCGGAATTCCGACCCTTGAGCTCGCAAGGAGGGGGTACGAGGTTGTCGGTTTAGACCTCCACGAGGAGATGCTGGCCGTTGCAAGGAGGAAAGCGAAGAAGGAAGGCCTGAACGTTGAGTTCATCCAGGGTGACGCCATCGAAATAACCTTTGAGGAGGAGTTCGACGCGGTGACCATGTTCTTCTCCTCGATTATGTATTTCGATGATTCTGCAATTCAACAATTATTTAATTCAGTGAAAAGAGCTCTCCGGCCAGGAGGGGTCTTTATAGCCGACTTCCCAGCATGGCACTACGGCGGGAGGGACGGCCCGATAGTCTGGGACGAGATGAAAGGAGATGAGAGGCTAGTCATAACCGACTGGCGAGAGGTCGAGCCGGCCTTCCAGAAGCTCCACTTCAAGAGGCTCGTCCAGATAATCAAACCCGACGGGAACGTTAAGGCCGTCTTTGTGGACGACGAGCTCAACATATACACGCCGAGGGAGATTAGGCTTCTCGCCGGCGAATACTTCCCGAAGGTCAGAATCTACGGCAACCTGCGGCGTGAGCTGAGGCCGAAGGAAAGCAGGTACTGGCTGGTGGCGGTTAAGTGA
- a CDS encoding aminotransferase class I/II-fold pyridoxal phosphate-dependent enzyme: MLKPVSFKAHHGGAREEGLVDFSASLNPYPPEWLDDMFNRAKELSGRYLYWEKLEEELSELVGEPLTVTAGITEALYLIGIFAMREKRKVVIPRHTYEEYERVARIFGTEVIKGSNDPERLAELVEKGSLVFFCNPNNPDGKFYSPKELKPLLDAVEDKGALLILDEAFIDFVKGTKSPEGENLVKLRTFTKSYGLPGIRVGYVIGFQEAFKSVRMPWSIGSLGYAFLEFLIEDGFEHLKKTMPLIWGEKERMEKVLNVKSDANFFIKNVGDARGTVERLKERGILVRDCTSFGLPQYVRFSVRKREENERLIEAFRELGEGF, translated from the coding sequence ATGCTCAAACCCGTAAGCTTCAAGGCCCACCACGGCGGTGCGAGGGAAGAAGGTTTGGTCGACTTCTCGGCATCTCTGAACCCCTATCCCCCGGAATGGCTAGATGATATGTTTAACCGAGCAAAAGAGCTGAGCGGCCGTTACTTGTACTGGGAAAAGCTCGAGGAAGAGCTTTCGGAGTTAGTGGGTGAACCCCTGACGGTGACGGCCGGAATCACTGAGGCGCTCTATCTAATAGGCATCTTCGCGATGAGGGAAAAGCGCAAAGTAGTAATCCCGCGCCACACCTACGAGGAGTACGAGAGAGTAGCGAGGATTTTCGGCACGGAGGTAATCAAAGGATCGAACGATCCAGAGAGGCTTGCCGAGCTGGTTGAAAAGGGAAGCTTAGTCTTCTTCTGCAACCCCAACAACCCCGACGGTAAGTTCTACTCGCCAAAGGAGCTCAAGCCTCTTCTCGATGCCGTCGAAGACAAAGGCGCACTCCTCATACTTGACGAGGCTTTCATAGACTTTGTCAAAGGGACGAAAAGTCCTGAAGGGGAAAACCTCGTGAAGCTCAGGACCTTCACCAAGAGCTACGGCCTACCAGGGATAAGGGTGGGCTACGTCATCGGCTTCCAGGAGGCTTTTAAAAGCGTCCGCATGCCCTGGAGCATAGGCTCGCTCGGCTACGCTTTCCTGGAGTTCCTCATCGAGGACGGCTTCGAGCACCTCAAGAAAACGATGCCGCTCATCTGGGGTGAGAAGGAGCGGATGGAAAAGGTCCTGAACGTCAAAAGCGACGCCAACTTCTTCATAAAAAATGTCGGCGATGCGAGGGGAACCGTCGAACGGCTGAAGGAGAGGGGAATCCTCGTGAGGGACTGCACGAGCTTTGGTTTGCCTCAGTACGTCCGCTTCAGCGTGAGGAAGAGGGAGGAGAATGAGAGGCTTATTGAGGCATTCAGGGAGCTGGGAGAAGGGTTTTAA
- the cbiB gene encoding adenosylcobinamide-phosphate synthase CbiB, translated as MEALVTFVVALLWDLILGEPPALVHPTVWFGRLIDLFDGIYRRRSPILDFLAGTSASLFVITFAFILSKLPELLPGWLGFALGVYLLKSSFAIKSLAQHVENTVRDNIEEQRKYVGWIVSRDVSKLDRAHLNSAAIESLAENITDSIVAPLFYYLLFGLPGALVYRAVNTLDAMIGYRDERHEYFGKFAARLDDLLNFIPARITVLLFLPLSPRKVLEYWRKAKFKINADKPIAAMSAVLGVWLEKEGVYRFEGREPMLEDIRQALEIYRIVVGEWVLICLLLFILEGWLCSNP; from the coding sequence ATGGAAGCTTTAGTAACTTTTGTGGTTGCGCTCCTGTGGGATCTAATCCTCGGCGAGCCGCCCGCTTTAGTCCATCCCACCGTCTGGTTCGGCAGGCTAATCGACCTCTTTGATGGGATATACAGAAGGAGAAGCCCGATTTTGGACTTTCTCGCCGGAACCTCTGCTTCTCTCTTTGTCATCACCTTCGCCTTCATTCTCTCCAAGCTTCCGGAGCTTCTGCCAGGGTGGCTAGGTTTTGCTCTGGGCGTTTACCTTCTAAAAAGCTCCTTCGCGATTAAAAGCCTCGCCCAGCACGTGGAGAACACGGTGAGGGACAACATAGAAGAGCAGAGGAAGTACGTGGGCTGGATAGTCAGCAGGGACGTCTCAAAGCTTGATAGGGCCCATCTCAATTCAGCGGCCATAGAGAGCCTCGCCGAGAACATCACAGACAGCATCGTTGCTCCGCTCTTCTACTACCTCCTCTTTGGCCTGCCAGGAGCTTTGGTTTACAGAGCCGTTAATACGCTCGACGCGATGATAGGCTACCGCGATGAGAGGCACGAGTATTTCGGCAAGTTCGCAGCGCGTCTCGACGATTTGCTCAACTTCATCCCAGCCCGCATTACCGTTCTGCTCTTCCTGCCGCTCAGTCCGAGAAAGGTTCTCGAATACTGGAGGAAGGCGAAGTTTAAGATAAACGCCGACAAGCCCATAGCAGCAATGAGCGCCGTCCTCGGTGTCTGGCTTGAGAAAGAAGGGGTTTATCGCTTTGAAGGCCGGGAGCCGATGCTCGAAGATATAAGGCAGGCGCTGGAGATTTATCGGATTGTTGTGGGGGAGTGGGTTTTAATATGCCTGCTTCTATTCATCCTGGAGGGGTGGCTATGCTCAAACCCGTAA
- a CDS encoding uracil-DNA glycosylase family protein, with amino-acid sequence MLLKLDELEQIGKVYVNPRNLKTKPLFLRDWRDFLNLEEKVYGLYARTIYNPEQRFLVVDRKDEKVSGELEALYREFLREPLKFCHEEYYSYQLEVRSFDGLPFANGWVGSGVVLVGEAPGRKGCGLTGICFYRDASGMLLRRALFSLGINPDFVYITNVVKCNPPGNKLKGFDERELSLLQRELEILKPKAIFAIGRTAEKALKRLGFDATYLRHPAWYVRRGLREPNKEMLSEYTQVKEALGEWKL; translated from the coding sequence ATGCTGCTGAAGCTTGACGAGCTGGAGCAGATTGGAAAGGTCTATGTAAATCCAAGAAACCTTAAGACTAAGCCCCTCTTCCTCAGGGACTGGCGAGACTTTCTCAACCTCGAGGAGAAGGTTTATGGCCTCTACGCGAGGACGATTTACAATCCGGAGCAGCGCTTCCTTGTCGTTGATAGGAAGGATGAGAAAGTCTCAGGAGAGCTTGAGGCCCTTTACCGGGAGTTTCTCCGTGAACCGCTGAAGTTCTGCCACGAGGAGTATTACAGCTATCAGCTCGAGGTTAGGAGTTTCGATGGTCTGCCCTTCGCCAATGGCTGGGTCGGTTCGGGTGTTGTTTTGGTCGGCGAAGCACCTGGAAGGAAGGGATGCGGATTAACTGGAATATGCTTCTATCGCGACGCCTCGGGAATGCTGCTCAGGAGGGCCCTCTTTTCCCTGGGGATTAACCCGGACTTTGTCTACATCACCAACGTCGTGAAATGCAATCCGCCGGGGAATAAGCTTAAGGGCTTCGATGAACGGGAGCTTAGTCTCCTCCAAAGGGAGCTTGAGATTCTGAAGCCAAAAGCCATTTTTGCCATCGGCAGAACTGCAGAGAAGGCCCTAAAAAGGCTTGGCTTTGATGCAACCTACTTAAGACATCCCGCCTGGTACGTGCGCAGGGGCTTGAGGGAACCCAACAAGGAGATGCTCAGTGAATACACCCAGGTAAAGGAGGCCCTCGGAGAATGGAAGCTTTAG
- a CDS encoding diphthine--ammonia ligase family protein, which translates to MKGIAFFSGGKDGLYATYLAQKSGISIPYFLVLKTTIGLSPHYENLSELEKLAEAMGKELLIFDMAKGSEALAEFIGSLGVDYLVAGDVLLKDHLEWIERLAEGAGVKVLEPLWGRDTLELAGEIIEAGFEYAIIAVNKEKLSKEWLGYTFRSVEDLERFLDANPGIDPLGEFAEFHTVVLKCPLFEGSFELKPQKVDESETYRWLKFRLVRE; encoded by the coding sequence TTGAAGGGCATCGCCTTCTTCTCGGGCGGCAAGGACGGACTTTATGCAACTTATTTGGCCCAGAAAAGCGGCATAAGTATCCCGTATTTCCTCGTCTTGAAGACCACCATCGGACTCTCGCCGCACTACGAGAACCTAAGCGAACTGGAAAAGCTCGCCGAGGCTATGGGAAAGGAGCTTCTGATCTTTGACATGGCAAAAGGGAGCGAGGCTTTAGCTGAATTCATCGGTTCGCTCGGCGTTGATTACCTCGTCGCGGGGGATGTGCTGCTCAAAGACCACCTGGAGTGGATCGAACGGCTGGCCGAAGGAGCGGGCGTTAAAGTCTTGGAGCCTCTATGGGGCAGGGACACGCTTGAGCTCGCGGGAGAGATAATCGAAGCGGGATTTGAATACGCGATAATCGCGGTCAACAAGGAGAAGCTCTCTAAGGAATGGCTCGGCTACACCTTCCGCTCGGTTGAGGATTTGGAGCGCTTCCTCGACGCAAACCCCGGCATCGACCCCCTCGGCGAGTTCGCTGAGTTCCACACGGTGGTCTTAAAATGCCCGCTGTTTGAGGGAAGTTTTGAGCTGAA